Proteins encoded by one window of Ramlibacter tataouinensis:
- the pheT gene encoding phenylalanine--tRNA ligase subunit beta, which translates to MQFPESWLREFCNPPLSTKEIADVLTMGGLEVEDLRPVAPPFSKVVVGEIKEAVQHPNADRLRVCQVDVGQGELLNIVCGAPNARVGIRVPTALVGAELPPGDDGKPFAIRLGKLRGVESQGMLCSARELQLSEDHGGLLELAADAPLGQDVREVLQLDDHVFTLKLTPNLAHALSVYGVARELSALTGAPLKQPQFQPVQPAHDARLRVKVQAPDLCGRFSGRVVRGVDTKAKTPAWMVDRLARCGQRSVTALVDISNYVMFEFGRPSHIFDFDKIHGGLDVRWGRPGEQLKLLNGNTIAVDEKVGVIADDRQVESLAGIMGGDATAVSDDTRNVYVEAAFWWPQAVQGRSRRFNFSTDAGHRFERGVDPSLTVEHIEHITRLILDICGGEAGPMDDHVLALPERQPVSLRVARAAKVIGMPIGREQCLDAFDRLGLPAKAEGDTIVVTPPPYRFDLAIEEDLIEEVARIVGYQQLPTTPPLAPVTPNLRPENQRSRFAVRRLLAALGYQETINFSFVEEAWEKDLAGNPDPIRLLNPIASQMGVMRSSLMGSLLQVLRHNLDRKAERVRVFELGRVFLRDASVATGDATVRGVRQPMRVAGLAYGEPDGLQWARKSVGADFYDAKGDVEALLSPLRATFTPAEHPALHPGRCARIRIDGQDIGVLGELHPRWRQAWELPQAPMLFELDLDAVTVRRVPQLQPVPRFQPAQRDIAVIVAEAVAHDTLMEAIRSADTGGLLRDAMLFDVYRPKQAVAGMAPGEKSLAVRLTLASPGATLTDEQIDAAVQAVVEKVAGRLGGRLRGAGG; encoded by the coding sequence ATGCAATTTCCCGAGTCCTGGCTGCGCGAGTTCTGCAACCCGCCGCTGTCCACGAAAGAGATCGCCGACGTGCTCACCATGGGTGGGCTGGAGGTCGAGGACCTGCGCCCCGTGGCCCCGCCCTTCAGCAAGGTGGTGGTGGGCGAGATCAAGGAAGCCGTCCAGCACCCCAACGCCGACCGCCTGCGCGTCTGCCAGGTGGACGTGGGGCAGGGCGAGCTGCTCAACATCGTCTGCGGCGCGCCGAATGCCCGCGTAGGCATCCGCGTTCCGACGGCTCTCGTGGGCGCCGAACTGCCGCCCGGCGACGACGGCAAGCCCTTCGCCATCAGGCTGGGCAAGCTGCGCGGCGTCGAGAGCCAGGGCATGCTGTGCTCGGCGCGCGAACTGCAGCTGTCGGAGGACCATGGCGGCTTGCTGGAGCTGGCCGCGGATGCGCCGCTCGGCCAGGATGTGCGCGAGGTGCTCCAGCTCGACGACCACGTCTTCACGCTCAAGCTCACGCCCAACCTGGCTCATGCGCTGAGCGTGTACGGCGTCGCCCGCGAACTGTCGGCGCTGACCGGTGCGCCGCTCAAGCAGCCGCAGTTCCAGCCCGTGCAGCCCGCGCACGACGCCCGCCTGCGCGTGAAGGTGCAGGCCCCCGACCTGTGCGGCCGCTTCTCCGGCCGCGTCGTGCGCGGCGTTGACACGAAGGCGAAGACCCCGGCCTGGATGGTCGACCGGCTGGCCCGCTGCGGCCAGCGCAGCGTCACGGCGCTGGTGGACATCTCCAACTACGTGATGTTCGAGTTCGGCCGCCCCTCGCACATCTTCGACTTCGACAAGATCCACGGCGGCCTGGACGTGCGCTGGGGCCGCCCCGGCGAGCAGCTCAAGCTGCTGAACGGCAACACCATCGCGGTGGACGAGAAGGTGGGCGTGATCGCCGACGACCGGCAGGTCGAGTCGCTGGCCGGCATCATGGGCGGCGACGCCACCGCCGTATCCGACGACACCCGCAACGTCTATGTCGAGGCCGCCTTCTGGTGGCCGCAGGCCGTGCAGGGGCGCTCGCGCCGGTTCAACTTCTCCACCGACGCCGGGCACCGCTTCGAGCGCGGGGTCGATCCGAGCCTGACGGTGGAGCACATCGAGCACATCACGCGCCTGATCCTGGATATCTGCGGCGGCGAAGCGGGCCCGATGGACGACCACGTGCTCGCACTGCCCGAGCGCCAGCCGGTGTCCCTGCGCGTGGCACGCGCCGCCAAGGTGATCGGCATGCCGATCGGACGCGAGCAGTGCCTGGACGCCTTCGACCGCCTGGGCCTGCCGGCAAAGGCCGAGGGCGACACGATCGTGGTCACCCCGCCGCCGTACCGTTTCGACCTGGCGATCGAGGAAGACCTGATCGAGGAGGTCGCGCGCATCGTCGGCTACCAGCAGCTGCCCACCACGCCGCCGCTGGCCCCGGTCACGCCCAACCTGCGGCCGGAGAACCAGCGTTCGCGCTTCGCGGTGCGCCGCCTGCTGGCGGCCCTGGGTTACCAGGAGACGATCAACTTCAGCTTCGTCGAGGAGGCCTGGGAGAAAGACCTGGCCGGCAACCCCGATCCGATCCGCCTGCTCAACCCGATTGCCAGCCAGATGGGCGTGATGCGGTCCTCGCTCATGGGCTCGCTGCTGCAGGTGCTGCGCCACAACCTGGATCGCAAGGCCGAGCGCGTGCGGGTGTTCGAGCTGGGCCGCGTCTTCCTGCGCGATGCGTCGGTGGCCACGGGCGACGCGACCGTGCGCGGCGTCCGCCAGCCGATGCGGGTGGCGGGCCTGGCCTATGGCGAGCCCGACGGCCTCCAATGGGCGCGCAAGAGCGTCGGTGCCGACTTCTATGACGCCAAGGGCGATGTGGAGGCGCTGCTGTCGCCGCTGCGCGCCACCTTCACGCCGGCGGAACACCCGGCGCTGCACCCGGGCCGCTGCGCGCGCATCCGCATCGACGGCCAGGACATCGGCGTGCTGGGCGAACTGCATCCGCGTTGGCGCCAGGCCTGGGAACTGCCGCAGGCGCCCATGCTGTTCGAACTCGACCTCGATGCGGTCACGGTGCGCCGCGTGCCGCAACTGCAGCCGGTGCCGCGCTTCCAGCCGGCCCAGCGCGACATCGCCGTGATCGTGGCCGAAGCGGTGGCGCACGACACGCTGATGGAGGCGATCCGCTCGGCCGACACGGGCGGGCTGCTGCGCGATGCGATGCTGTTCGACGTCTACCGGCCCAAGCAGGCCGTGGCGGGCATGGCGCCCGGCGAGAAGAGCCTGGCGGTTCGCTTGACGCTCGCCAGCCCGGGGGCCACACTGACCGACGAGCAGATCGACGCGGCCGTGCAGGCCGTCGTCGAGAAGGTCGCCGGCCGCCTGGGTGGGCGGCTGCGCGGCGCAGGAGGGTGA
- the arsA gene encoding arsenical pump-driving ATPase produces MQNEPLSLSVLKAPPAFLFFTGKGGVGKTSLACACALALTESGKRVLLVSTDPASNLDEMLRTTLSDEPRPVSDAPNLFAMNIDPDVAAQRYRSRVLSQMAPSSPESEREKVREQLSGACTTEIAAFDEFVGLLAGNARDYDHVVFDTAPTGHTLRLLSLPQAWAGFLAGNDRGASCLGPHSGLKMQEDRFRAGLAALGDPAQTAIVLVTRADRAALREAERTHGELLALGLANQRLVVNAVFWASVADDQVAVALQRTGEEAMAAMPETLRALPQDQVPLRPFDMVGLPALRALLKPHAPALDSPLASPPSTDVPPLRELAEELATKERGLIMVMGKGGVGKTTIAAALALELARRGKTVHLSTTDPAAHLASTLEGQMPGLEVSRIDPKVETDRYIAKVMSSRAAELDNAERALLLEDLQSPCTEEVAVFHAFSRTVNEATSAFVVLDTAPTGHTLLLMDATGAYHRQMVSSMEKRGAVPRFVTPLMRLQDPEYTRIVLVALPEVTPVSEAASLQEDLRRARIEPFAWVVNRSLASCGSRDPVLSSRIAREQEQIQRVKGLAKRTYLVPWFARPPVGLGPLLELAGHHD; encoded by the coding sequence ATGCAAAACGAACCCTTGAGTTTGTCGGTGTTAAAGGCGCCACCCGCCTTCCTGTTCTTCACTGGGAAGGGCGGCGTCGGAAAGACGTCGCTCGCCTGTGCCTGTGCACTTGCTCTCACGGAGTCCGGAAAGCGCGTACTTCTGGTCAGCACGGACCCTGCCTCGAACCTCGACGAAATGCTGCGGACCACTCTGTCCGACGAGCCCCGTCCAGTCTCCGATGCGCCGAACCTGTTTGCCATGAACATCGACCCCGATGTCGCGGCACAGAGGTACCGCAGCCGAGTCCTTTCTCAGATGGCGCCAAGCAGTCCTGAGTCGGAGCGGGAAAAGGTGCGTGAGCAGCTCTCCGGAGCTTGCACGACCGAGATTGCAGCGTTTGACGAGTTTGTCGGGTTGCTGGCAGGCAACGCAAGGGACTATGACCACGTTGTCTTCGACACCGCGCCGACTGGACACACGCTGCGCTTGCTCAGTTTGCCGCAGGCGTGGGCAGGCTTCTTGGCGGGAAACGACCGCGGAGCATCGTGCCTGGGTCCGCATTCCGGGTTGAAGATGCAAGAGGACCGATTCCGAGCCGGGTTGGCCGCACTGGGAGACCCGGCACAAACCGCCATCGTGCTGGTCACACGCGCGGACCGCGCCGCTCTGCGCGAAGCAGAGCGAACTCACGGCGAATTGCTCGCGCTGGGACTGGCCAATCAACGTCTGGTCGTCAATGCGGTGTTTTGGGCTTCTGTTGCAGACGACCAAGTTGCTGTGGCCCTCCAGCGGACCGGTGAGGAGGCGATGGCAGCCATGCCGGAGACCCTTCGCGCGCTCCCTCAGGACCAAGTGCCGCTGCGCCCGTTTGACATGGTGGGTCTACCGGCGCTGCGAGCGTTGTTGAAGCCCCATGCGCCTGCGCTCGACTCCCCGCTCGCGAGTCCTCCATCAACTGATGTGCCACCGCTGAGGGAGCTTGCGGAAGAACTGGCCACCAAGGAGCGCGGCCTCATCATGGTCATGGGAAAAGGTGGCGTTGGAAAGACAACCATCGCCGCCGCGCTGGCCCTGGAACTTGCGCGTCGCGGCAAGACGGTCCACCTGTCGACGACGGACCCGGCTGCACATCTCGCATCCACCCTCGAAGGGCAGATGCCTGGCCTGGAAGTGAGTCGCATCGACCCAAAGGTGGAGACCGACAGGTACATCGCCAAAGTCATGTCCAGCCGCGCAGCGGAGTTGGACAACGCTGAACGGGCGCTGTTGCTGGAGGACCTTCAATCCCCGTGTACGGAGGAGGTCGCCGTCTTCCATGCGTTCTCGCGTACTGTGAACGAGGCGACGAGCGCGTTCGTGGTGCTCGACACCGCGCCAACCGGCCACACCCTGCTGCTGATGGACGCTACGGGCGCCTACCACCGCCAGATGGTGAGTTCGATGGAGAAAAGGGGGGCAGTTCCCCGCTTCGTCACTCCCCTGATGCGACTGCAAGACCCCGAGTACACGCGCATCGTGCTTGTTGCCTTACCGGAAGTCACCCCGGTTTCGGAAGCAGCTTCTCTCCAGGAGGACCTGCGCCGCGCGCGGATTGAGCCGTTCGCCTGGGTGGTGAACCGCAGTCTTGCCTCCTGTGGCTCGCGTGACCCGGTTCTCTCCTCACGTATTGCTCGAGAGCAGGAGCAGATTCAACGGGTCAAAGGGCTCGCGAAGCGCACTTATCTCGTGCCTTGGTTTGCAAGGCCTCCCGTGGGCCTTGGTCCTCTATTGGAACTTGCTGGTCACCATGACTGA
- a CDS encoding ArsI/CadI family heavy metal resistance metalloenzyme — translation MRFHVHTHVDDLQASIAFYSKMFGAKPVRTESDYAKWHLEDPRLNFAISTRGSKPGVDHLGFQADTPEELAELKARAGAADAAVLDEGATTCCYAKSEKHWVTDPQGIAWEHFQTLGDIPVFSESKTMPSPAAQASACCAPRGKPVGIPVKAGSSCC, via the coding sequence ATGCGTTTTCACGTCCACACACACGTCGACGACCTGCAGGCGAGCATCGCCTTCTACTCAAAGATGTTCGGCGCCAAGCCCGTTCGAACGGAGAGCGACTACGCCAAGTGGCATCTCGAGGATCCGCGCCTGAACTTCGCCATCAGCACGCGTGGCAGCAAGCCGGGTGTCGACCATCTGGGCTTTCAAGCTGACACTCCCGAGGAGCTTGCGGAGCTGAAAGCCCGTGCCGGGGCTGCCGATGCCGCAGTGCTGGATGAGGGCGCGACCACTTGCTGTTACGCCAAGAGTGAAAAGCACTGGGTCACCGACCCTCAGGGCATCGCGTGGGAGCACTTCCAGACCCTCGGCGACATCCCCGTGTTCAGCGAGTCGAAGACCATGCCATCGCCGGCCGCACAGGCGTCGGCCTGCTGCGCGCCGCGCGGCAAGCCGGTCGGAATCCCGGTGAAAGCCGGCTCGTCCTGCTGCTAA
- the arsC gene encoding arsenate reductase (glutaredoxin) (This arsenate reductase requires both glutathione and glutaredoxin to convert arsenate to arsenite, after which the efflux transporter formed by ArsA and ArsB can extrude the arsenite from the cell, providing resistance.) — translation MTDITIFHNPACGTSRNTLSLVRQAGIEPRVVEYLKTPPSKEEVRQLLSEMGISVRELLREKGTPYTELGLADPKWTDEQLLDFIQKHPILMNRPVVRTPLGTKLCRPSEAVLELLPVGKLPPFTKEDGEVVQDSGVRRA, via the coding sequence ATGACTGACATCACCATTTTTCACAACCCGGCGTGCGGCACGAGCCGCAACACGCTATCCCTAGTTCGCCAAGCCGGCATCGAGCCGCGGGTGGTCGAATATCTGAAGACGCCTCCATCCAAGGAAGAAGTTCGCCAGCTTCTGAGCGAGATGGGCATCAGCGTGCGAGAGCTGCTGCGGGAGAAGGGCACCCCCTATACGGAGCTTGGCCTGGCCGACCCGAAGTGGACCGATGAGCAACTCCTCGACTTCATCCAGAAGCACCCCATCCTGATGAACAGGCCGGTGGTGCGGACTCCCCTCGGCACCAAGCTTTGCCGCCCGTCGGAGGCGGTCCTTGAACTGCTGCCGGTGGGCAAGCTGCCGCCGTTCACCAAGGAGGACGGCGAGGTTGTCCAGGACAGTGGGGTGCGCCGTGCTTGA
- a CDS encoding integration host factor subunit alpha: protein MDFTVESLETPALTKAQLAELLFEQIGLNKRESKDMIDAFFDLIAGSLVEGKDVKISGFGNFQIRTKAPRPGRNPRTGEAIPIKARRVVTFHASHKLKEQIQGPGAAPAGDD, encoded by the coding sequence ATGGACTTCACGGTCGAAAGCCTGGAGACGCCGGCCCTGACCAAGGCGCAACTGGCGGAATTGCTGTTCGAGCAGATCGGGCTGAACAAGCGCGAGTCGAAGGACATGATCGATGCGTTCTTCGACCTGATCGCTGGCAGCCTGGTCGAGGGCAAGGACGTCAAGATTTCCGGCTTCGGCAACTTCCAGATCCGCACCAAGGCACCGCGCCCGGGCCGCAACCCGCGCACCGGCGAGGCCATCCCGATCAAAGCGCGCCGGGTGGTCACCTTCCACGCCAGCCACAAGCTCAAGGAGCAGATCCAGGGCCCGGGCGCCGCCCCGGCCGGGGACGATTGA
- the pheS gene encoding phenylalanine--tRNA ligase subunit alpha: protein MTEDLQSIVEGARRAFAQAATPAELENAKAQYTGKAGRITELMKGLASLPVDEKKTRGAAINVAKQAIEGALGERRQALADAELAGQLKAEALDVSLPGRGREPGGLHPVSLTLERIELIFASMGFDVADGPEIESDWHSFTSLNNPPNHPARSMQDTFYVDIDGEDGIPYNLRPHTSPMQVRYAHRHVKQHAAAVAAGQPMPEIRVICPGRTYRVDSDATHSPMFHQCEGLWLGENVSFKDLKVVFTDFCRTFFESDDLALRFRPSFFPFTEPSAEIDIQFQSGPLAGRWLEVAGSGQVHPAVVRNMGLDPEKYIGFAFGMGPDRLTMLRYGVNDLRLFFEGDIRFLRQFR from the coding sequence GGAGCTGGAGAACGCCAAGGCGCAGTACACCGGCAAGGCCGGCCGCATCACCGAGTTGATGAAGGGCCTGGCATCGCTGCCGGTGGACGAGAAGAAGACGCGCGGCGCCGCGATCAACGTCGCCAAGCAGGCCATCGAAGGCGCGCTGGGCGAGCGTCGGCAGGCGCTGGCCGACGCCGAACTGGCGGGGCAGCTCAAGGCCGAGGCGCTGGACGTCTCGCTGCCCGGGCGCGGCCGCGAGCCGGGCGGCCTGCACCCGGTCAGCCTGACGCTGGAGCGCATCGAGCTGATCTTCGCCAGCATGGGATTCGACGTCGCCGACGGCCCCGAGATCGAGAGCGACTGGCACAGCTTCACTTCGCTGAACAACCCGCCCAACCACCCGGCGCGCTCGATGCAGGACACGTTCTATGTCGACATCGACGGCGAGGACGGCATTCCCTACAACCTGCGGCCGCACACCAGCCCGATGCAGGTGCGCTATGCCCACCGGCACGTGAAGCAGCACGCCGCCGCGGTCGCGGCCGGCCAGCCCATGCCGGAGATCCGCGTGATCTGCCCGGGCCGCACCTACCGGGTCGACAGCGACGCCACCCATTCGCCGATGTTCCACCAGTGCGAAGGCCTGTGGCTGGGCGAGAACGTCAGCTTCAAGGACCTGAAGGTCGTCTTCACCGACTTCTGCCGCACCTTCTTCGAGAGCGACGACCTGGCGCTGCGCTTCCGGCCCAGCTTCTTCCCGTTCACCGAGCCCAGCGCCGAGATCGACATCCAGTTCCAGAGCGGGCCGCTGGCCGGCCGCTGGCTGGAAGTGGCCGGCTCCGGCCAGGTGCACCCGGCGGTGGTGCGCAACATGGGGCTGGACCCCGAGAAATACATCGGCTTTGCGTTCGGCATGGGCCCGGACCGGCTGACCATGCTGCGCTACGGCGTCAACGACCTGCGCCTGTTCTTCGAGGGCGACATCCGTTTCCTGCGCCAGTTCCGCTGA
- a CDS encoding arsenate reductase ArsC has product MTTNVLILCTHNSARSVLSEGMLNHLARKLDKDVQAYSAGSAPSGRINPYALEALSSAGISTEGYRSKSWDEFTEPGAPTMRVVITVCDSAAAEQCPYWPGSPVKVHWGYPDPSNAPEADKKNAFELTRQAIGYRMLQLLQLQLDAMSNQELQKALTEIANS; this is encoded by the coding sequence ATGACCACCAACGTCCTCATCCTGTGCACGCACAACTCCGCCCGCAGCGTGTTGTCCGAAGGCATGCTGAATCATCTAGCTCGCAAGCTTGACAAAGACGTGCAGGCGTACAGCGCCGGCAGCGCGCCCAGCGGCCGCATCAACCCTTACGCGCTGGAAGCGCTTTCCAGCGCCGGTATTTCGACTGAAGGCTATCGCAGCAAGAGCTGGGATGAGTTCACCGAGCCTGGGGCGCCGACCATGAGAGTGGTCATCACCGTCTGCGACAGCGCGGCCGCAGAGCAGTGCCCTTACTGGCCTGGTAGCCCGGTGAAGGTGCACTGGGGCTACCCCGACCCTTCGAACGCGCCGGAAGCCGACAAGAAGAACGCCTTCGAACTCACCCGCCAAGCTATCGGGTACCGGATGCTGCAGCTGCTGCAGCTGCAGCTCGATGCCATGAGCAATCAGGAGCTGCAGAAGGCTCTCACCGAAATCGCGAATTCCTGA
- a CDS encoding ArsR/SmtB family transcription factor, with amino-acid sequence MTEAEVVKSLAALAQPVRLQVFRALVIAGPRGMTPSTMAEGLGIAASSLSFHLKELTNAGLATQERASRNLIYRAAFEHMNELLGYLTENCCQGTECAVEPAAADCRC; translated from the coding sequence ATGACCGAAGCAGAAGTCGTCAAGTCCCTTGCGGCGCTCGCGCAGCCGGTTCGACTGCAGGTGTTCCGCGCCCTTGTCATCGCGGGGCCGCGTGGCATGACCCCGTCAACCATGGCGGAAGGCTTGGGCATCGCCGCGAGCTCTCTCTCCTTCCATTTGAAGGAACTGACAAACGCTGGCCTGGCAACCCAGGAGCGAGCTAGCCGCAACCTCATCTACCGCGCCGCGTTCGAGCACATGAACGAGCTGCTCGGCTACCTGACCGAGAACTGCTGCCAAGGCACCGAGTGCGCCGTCGAGCCTGCCGCGGCGGACTGCCGCTGCTGA
- a CDS encoding universal stress protein, translating to MLREILLAYDNSRNSEAALALGFDLGRSLNPLLHVVTVIGGGTGPAKGPELEADRRAAWQTLRSLERGAARAGISIQMNVLVGDAAAEILKRTTEMSADILVLGRSQSTTVERLAFGSVADLVLAEAPCAVLLPKVANP from the coding sequence ATGCTGCGCGAAATCCTGCTTGCATACGACAACAGCCGCAACTCGGAAGCAGCATTGGCGCTAGGTTTCGACCTGGGCCGCAGCCTGAATCCGCTGCTGCACGTGGTCACCGTTATTGGCGGGGGAACCGGGCCCGCGAAGGGCCCTGAACTTGAGGCGGACCGGCGCGCGGCGTGGCAAACCCTTCGAAGCCTGGAACGCGGAGCTGCTCGCGCCGGCATCTCGATTCAGATGAACGTCTTGGTGGGGGACGCGGCGGCCGAAATTTTGAAGCGGACGACTGAGATGTCGGCTGACATCTTGGTGTTGGGGCGCTCGCAATCGACGACCGTTGAGAGACTCGCCTTCGGTTCCGTCGCCGACCTGGTGCTGGCCGAAGCACCTTGTGCGGTCCTCTTGCCGAAAGTTGCCAACCCGTGA
- a CDS encoding MerR family transcriptional regulator gives MEKALPAIPAKRYFTIGEVSDLCGVKPHVLRYWEQEFTQLRPMKRRGNRRYYQHHEVLMIRRIRDLLYDQGFTISGARNKLQELVQLERDRRRAGEVMLDGVEVIEVEDSQLEDFEDSAPPPDSSAISEKLLLVRRELFEIRDLLSASH, from the coding sequence GTGGAGAAAGCCCTCCCCGCCATTCCCGCCAAACGGTACTTCACCATCGGTGAGGTCAGTGACCTGTGCGGCGTCAAGCCGCACGTGCTGCGCTACTGGGAGCAGGAGTTCACGCAGCTGCGCCCGATGAAGCGGCGCGGCAACCGCCGCTACTACCAGCACCACGAAGTGCTGATGATCCGCCGCATCCGGGACTTGCTGTACGACCAAGGCTTCACCATCAGCGGCGCGCGCAACAAGCTGCAGGAACTGGTGCAGCTCGAGCGCGACCGCCGCCGCGCCGGCGAGGTGATGCTCGATGGCGTCGAGGTGATCGAGGTCGAGGACTCCCAGCTCGAGGACTTCGAGGACAGCGCGCCCCCGCCGGACAGCAGCGCCATCTCCGAGAAGCTGCTGCTGGTGCGACGCGAGCTGTTCGAGATTCGCGACCTGCTCTCGGCCAGCCACTGA
- the arsH gene encoding arsenical resistance protein ArsH, producing the protein MLEKEPTFPALRADLFDVPTLDRLLPAKPAQHRPRFLMLYGSLRERSYSRLLTFEAARLLQAMGGEVKIFDPTGLPLADGAPDTDPKVQELRRLAEWSEGMVWCSPERHGSMTGVMKTQIDWIPLSAGAVRPTQGKTLAVMQVSGGSQSFNAVNQLRVLGRWMRMVTIPNQSSVAKAFNEFTEDGRMKPSAYYDRVVDVMEELFKFTLLTRDVGPYLVDRYSERKESAEELSKRVNQTAL; encoded by the coding sequence GTGCTTGAGAAGGAACCTACTTTCCCGGCGCTGCGGGCGGACTTGTTCGATGTCCCGACTCTGGACCGGCTGCTGCCCGCCAAACCGGCGCAGCACCGACCTCGGTTCCTGATGCTGTACGGCTCGCTTCGCGAGCGCTCGTACAGCCGCCTTCTGACGTTCGAGGCCGCGCGGCTGCTGCAGGCGATGGGCGGTGAGGTAAAAATCTTCGACCCTACTGGGCTACCTTTGGCGGATGGTGCACCCGACACGGACCCAAAGGTCCAGGAGCTGCGCAGGCTCGCCGAGTGGTCTGAGGGGATGGTCTGGTGCTCACCTGAGCGCCATGGCTCGATGACCGGGGTGATGAAGACGCAGATTGACTGGATTCCGCTTTCCGCCGGCGCGGTGCGGCCGACTCAGGGAAAGACACTTGCTGTCATGCAGGTCTCTGGAGGCTCACAGTCGTTCAATGCCGTGAATCAGCTGCGTGTGCTCGGTCGGTGGATGCGTATGGTGACCATCCCGAACCAGTCGAGCGTGGCCAAAGCGTTCAACGAGTTTACGGAAGACGGCCGGATGAAGCCGTCCGCCTACTACGACCGTGTGGTGGACGTGATGGAAGAACTCTTCAAGTTCACGCTGCTGACTCGGGACGTCGGGCCGTACCTTGTCGACAGGTACAGCGAGCGCAAAGAGAGCGCCGAAGAACTCTCTAAGCGGGTGAACCAGACGGCCCTCTGA
- the arsB gene encoding ACR3 family arsenite efflux transporter has product MSATDLAAGSSASAKPAIGFFERYLTIWVALCIVAGVTLGQLLPGFFQAVASLEVAKVNLPVGVLIWVMIIPMLLKIDFGALGQVKSHARGIGVTLFINWAVKPFSMALLGWIFIRHVFAPYLPADQIDSYIAGLILLAAAPCTAMVFVWSQLCKGDPYFTLSQVALNDSIMVVAFAPIVALLLGLSSITVPWDTLLTSVGLYIVVPVVIAQVWRKALLRKGVKHFEQVVGNLGPFSISALLLTLVLLFAFQGEAILDQPLVIALLAVPILIQVVLNSGLAYWLNRRMDVQHCVAGPSALIGASNFFELAVAAAISLFGFQSGAALATVVGVLIEVPVMLAVVAIVNRSRDWYEAGLGRAG; this is encoded by the coding sequence ATGAGCGCCACAGACCTCGCCGCGGGTTCCTCCGCCTCCGCCAAGCCAGCCATCGGCTTCTTCGAACGCTACCTGACCATCTGGGTTGCGCTGTGCATCGTCGCCGGTGTGACGCTCGGGCAGTTGCTGCCGGGCTTCTTCCAAGCCGTAGCGTCTCTTGAGGTGGCGAAGGTGAACCTGCCGGTAGGCGTGCTCATCTGGGTCATGATTATTCCAATGCTCCTGAAGATTGACTTCGGGGCACTGGGGCAGGTGAAGTCGCACGCGCGCGGCATCGGCGTGACGCTCTTTATCAACTGGGCGGTCAAGCCGTTCTCAATGGCGCTGCTCGGCTGGATTTTCATCCGGCATGTGTTCGCCCCGTACCTGCCGGCCGACCAAATCGACAGCTACATCGCCGGCCTCATCCTGCTTGCGGCCGCGCCGTGCACCGCGATGGTGTTCGTGTGGTCGCAGCTGTGCAAAGGCGACCCGTACTTCACGCTGTCGCAGGTGGCGTTGAACGACTCCATTATGGTCGTGGCCTTCGCACCCATCGTGGCGCTGCTTCTCGGGCTGTCATCCATCACGGTGCCCTGGGACACGCTGCTGACGTCCGTCGGCCTCTACATCGTCGTGCCGGTCGTCATCGCCCAAGTCTGGCGTAAGGCGCTGCTGCGCAAAGGCGTTAAGCACTTCGAGCAAGTTGTGGGCAACCTTGGGCCGTTCTCAATCTCGGCGTTGCTGCTGACGCTCGTCCTGCTGTTCGCGTTTCAAGGTGAGGCCATTCTCGACCAGCCCCTGGTCATCGCACTTCTCGCCGTGCCCATCCTGATTCAGGTGGTGCTGAACTCCGGACTGGCGTATTGGCTGAATCGGCGCATGGATGTACAGCACTGCGTGGCCGGCCCATCTGCGCTCATCGGGGCAAGCAACTTCTTCGAGCTTGCGGTGGCGGCCGCCATCAGCTTGTTTGGCTTTCAATCTGGAGCCGCGCTGGCGACGGTGGTAGGAGTGCTTATCGAGGTGCCGGTGATGCTGGCCGTCGTGGCTATTGTGAATCGCAGCCGCGATTGGTACGAAGCTGGGCTGGGGAGAGCGGGCTAG